AGCGTGTTCCGAAGCGTAACTGTGACGCTGCGGTTGGTCGCATCTATATCTGGCCTTGGCAAAAAAGCGTCTTCCATCTCTGCGAACATACGCGGGATACCTTCGCCCTGGTCGCGTGCGAGACCGAGATCTACGAGCACCCGGATCATGCGGGGATTGCGGCTGTGATGGACTCGCTTGAGCGTGAGCAACGCTTCTGTGGTCAAGTTGCCGACCAGCCCGCCCGGGCTGACCACTTCCATGCGATCATCGAATAGCCAGACCTCTATGCCAGCACCTTCAACCCTGTAATCGCGGTGCGCGATGGCATTGAGCAACGCTTCCAGCCATGCGAAGTCTGGGTATTCCACGGATTCCTGAAAGCGGCTACCCACGAGCCGCATAGGGCGTCGCAGCAAACTGCTGATGACACTGCGGATTTCCGATATGACCGCAGGCAAGTTGCCTTCGCAGCGCGGGCGTTCTTCGACATTGTGCTCGGGGCCGGTATAGCGCTCCGTACCAATGACGCGAAATAGACGGACGCCGGCATTGGGATGGTCCGGTCCGTAACGGGCAAAGAGCAACTCCGCAGCATTTCGTAGCAAGATTCCTCGCCCTCGGTGATCGGCCAATTTGCGCTTGAGCAAGTACTCTTCATCACTCAAAGCGGATAAACCCGCCCCTTGTCTTGCGCGTTCTAACAGTCGTTCATCCAGATCAGCCAAAGTCATTGATGATCGTCGGCTTTCCCAACTCTCTGCCATGCCTTCAAACTTGAGCGTATTGATTTGACTCTCGCTGGATTGCACGGTCTGGTCACCCATTCGCAGCGGGAAGCCATCCCCGATTACTTGAACGGGAACATCTGAAGCCGGCACATCAAAAACAATCAGTTCGCACCCTTGAACATTCATAATAAAGCCATCGGGCTGTACGGGCTTCAAGCGAGTGCTCGGGGTCTTCAGGATACTGTTCAAGGCATCCTGCGGAAGCTGGTGTCCAGTAATGGTGCGGTCATCCTCTATGCCCAGGATCAGTACGCCACCTTCGGCATTGGCGAAGCCCGCCACATATTCCGCAACCTGGTCTCGCACGGCGCGGCGGTTACGTGACCGTTTGGCACTATCTTCTCCCTCATACAACGACTTGCGATCAAAGTGCTGACCTTCATCTTGATCCAGAAACGGCGTGATGTCGAATCGTAGTTCTGCCATTATAAATCGCCTGTGATAATTTGGCTCAATAGCCCTTTGCTTCCCTCGCCCGGACACTCGGCAAATGCATATTCAATGTTGCATTTAGTATAGCCAACTTTGTCCGTATATTCAAGACTGTGAATAAAAAAATAACCCATCCAACTTTTTGGACAGGCTGTTTTTTTACTACGCAGCGTAACTGACGTTAGCGATTGGTCAGTTCAAACACGCTATTCTCCAGCCAGCGCTTAAACGCCTCATTCTGTGAATACTGCTTGTAAAGTTCAGTATCATCCGAGAGCAGAGCCATAATCGCCTTCTCCAACGCCTTATCGTGTTCAATGCGCGTATTCTGCTCATCTGAATGTTCCCGCGCATTGCGATAGGCACTATCCGCATCAACCATCTTTGGAACATCCTCAATAATCATCCTGCGAATGCGGTCTTCATTGGTCCACGGAATATCACCAAAAAGGTCATTGAATGACCGGAGAATATTGGAAAGCAGGTCCATTTCCGGCTCTGGTTTATGACCGCCGCCACCTGTGGGCACCGGCTCGATCTCCGCATCCTCATCGGACAGCATAATTTGCATCGCCGCCTGTTTCTCGGCGCGATAGCTATCCATATCAATAGCACCCTCAATACCCAGCGACAAATCTTCCGTAACCGGCGTCGGCAACTTGGGAACGAGAAAATTCAAAAAAATGGAAAGCTGTTCCCATTCCACATTCGCGTAGGGAAGAACCTGAGACAAGAAGTTGTATGCGCGTACAAAAGCCTTGGCATTGCCCTTAAATTCAACCTGCCCATCCTCATCCAGTTCGCTGCGATAAATCGCCACACACGCGTCCAGAATGGGATCGAAAGCCCCGCGGTCATCGCCCTTCAAATACGACGCCACCACATTGTGGACTTGCTCATCTGAATAAACCTGCCGGCCATCCAGCGCGGCCTTGAGATCGTGCAACTTATTGGGATCGGTTTCATCCGCCAAAATAGTCGTACGGTAGTAATCAGCAAAAGCATCCCTTATCCCGTCGGCATCATTGTAGAAATCCAGCACAAACGTATCGCGCTTATCCGGGTGGGCGCGATTGAGACGAGAGAGCGTTTGCACCGCTTTAATGCCAGAAAGCACCTTATCTACGTACATCACATGCAGCAGAGGCTCATCATAGCCCGTCTGGAACTTATCCGCGCAAACCAGCAACCGATAGGGATCTTCCTGAATCTTACTGGCAATCTGCGATGACGGAAAACCATTCAAAGACGATTCACTCACCCTCTCACCACCGTAATCCACCTCGCCAGAAAAAGCGACAATAGCTTTGTGCGAGCTATTGAGCTCATTCAGGTAATTGCGGATGGCGTGATAGTATTCAATCGCCATCTGAATACCACCAGTTACGACCATCGCCCGTGCCTGTCCTCCAATTTTACGCGGTGCCAGCACCTGCTCGCGGAAGTGGTCAACCATAATCTCCGCTTTGAGGCGAATCGCATGGCTGTGTGTTTCCACATAGCTAATGAGCTTCTTCCTCGCCTTTATAGTATCAAACTCCGGATCATCTTCTATCGTCTTGGCGAGGTGATAATAACTCGTTACCGGCGTATAATTGCCCAACACATCCAGAATAAACCCCTCCTCAATCGCCTGTTTCATCGCATAGCCGTGGAAGGACCGATGCTTTGTCGCGCCATCGGGCTGTGGCACTGGCGTGCCAAATAACTCCAGCGTCTTATTCTTCGGCGTGGCAGTAAAGGCAAAATAGCTCGCATTGGTCAACAGA
This genomic window from Gemmatimonadota bacterium contains:
- a CDS encoding type I restriction endonuclease subunit R; translation: MLAGRADESSAGDVGERPAAYSAGWRYGDREDYDREYCVDLAQLTVFLVATQPRIAEALSLESDNPTRRRFLARLKSEVGRRGIVDALRNGVKHGPHDIALFYGAPSPGNRRAAELYELNRFSVTRQLSYSNANKRLALDLALFINGLPVATFELKNSLTKQTVADAVEQYKRDRDPREELFRIGRCLAHFAVDEHEVMFCTHLRGKSSWFLPFNKGWNDGAGNPTNPNGLKTDYLWQEVLTRQSLTDIIENYALLVESADAQTGRRTRTQIWPRYHQLDVVRKLLADAVENGAGQRYLIQHSAGSGKSNSIAWLAHRLIGLEKGGETVFDSIIVVTDRIILDRQINDTIRQFAQVGATVGHAENSGDLRRFIGEGKKIIISTVQKFPFILDEIGAEHRGSRFAIIIDEAHSSQGGRTSSAMAQALGDHEDGDDEDTFEDKINRIIEQKRLLTNASYFAFTATPKNKTLELFGTPVPQPDGATKHRSFHGYAMKQAIEEGFILDVLGNYTPVTSYYHLAKTIEDDPEFDTIKARKKLISYVETHSHAIRLKAEIMVDHFREQVLAPRKIGGQARAMVVTGGIQMAIEYYHAIRNYLNELNSSHKAIVAFSGEVDYGGERVSESSLNGFPSSQIASKIQEDPYRLLVCADKFQTGYDEPLLHVMYVDKVLSGIKAVQTLSRLNRAHPDKRDTFVLDFYNDADGIRDAFADYYRTTILADETDPNKLHDLKAALDGRQVYSDEQVHNVVASYLKGDDRGAFDPILDACVAIYRSELDEDGQVEFKGNAKAFVRAYNFLSQVLPYANVEWEQLSIFLNFLVPKLPTPVTEDLSLGIEGAIDMDSYRAEKQAAMQIMLSDEDAEIEPVPTGGGGHKPEPEMDLLSNILRSFNDLFGDIPWTNEDRIRRMIIEDVPKMVDADSAYRNAREHSDEQNTRIEHDKALEKAIMALLSDDTELYKQYSQNEAFKRWLENSVFELTNR